In Streptomyces sp. TLI_146, the genomic stretch CGCCAGCGCCTCGGTGATCTGCCCCTGCCAGTCCTCACCGGGGCGTACGTGCTGGTCCATGAACCCGGCGGGCACCCCGGCCGGGAGCGCGGTCAGCTGCATCACGTGCGCGGACAGGTCGCGGAAGAAGCGCTGCACCCAGAGGTCGGGGTCCTTGTCCCGGGGATCGTTCTTCGGTGTGTGCGCGTAACTCAGGAAGAAGTACGGCCTCGGCTCGTGCCCCCCGCCCCGCGCGGCTCCGTGCAGCACCGCTCCCTCCCGGTCCGAGTGGGTGGGTCCCCAGTGTAGAAAGCGAGCGATCCGCGGCGGAACCGCTTGTACGAGCCGATTCGGGGGCGGCCGGTCACCCGCGCGGCGCGTTGCGGGCCCGCCAGGCGTCCCGGTGGCGCCGGGCGGAGTCGGCGGCCGCGGCGAGCGCCTCGGGTGCGACCCGCTCCTCCCGCCAGGCCGATGCGGTCTCCCCCATCCCGGCGACGAAGCGCTTGCCCGGGCCGGTGAGCGCGCCGCAGCGGGCGAGCGTGTCGATCGCCTCCGTCGTCTGCCGCCGCCAGCGCGCGAACTCCGCCTCGGCCCGGCCGCGCGCCGCCGGCGTGTCCGCGGTACTGCGCCGCACCCGCCAGAAGTCGGTGACCGCCAGGTGCGCGTACGCCCCTTGCAGCAGGGCGCCCAGCGGTCGCGGGTCGTCGCGCCAGGGGGCGTAGTAGCGGCCGGTGTCCTCCGGGTCGTACAGATCGCAGCTGTCCAGCACCGCGCCCAGCTTCACGTGCTGGAACTCGTGGACGATCAGGAGGGCGAGCAGCGCGGGGGCGGCCGGGCGGGCGGCGCCCACGGCTCCGAAGGCGTCCCGGCAGGTGGCGCTGGTGTCACTGCCCGCCCGCGGCCTCAGCGGGGTGATGGACCGCAGCCCGGCGGCGATCCCCGGTGCGTACGCGGGCAGATGACGCTGGATCAGGGACCAGGCCCCGGCGAGCGCGTCGGCCCAGGCGCGCGCCCCGGACGCCGGGAGCCGCTCGTCGGCGGGCCAGGGATAGCGGTCGCGCAGCGGGTCGGTGTCCTCCAGGGCGACGGTCCAGCCGCTCGCCTCGAAGAGCCGTACCGGCTGCCAGTGGGGGGTGCGGCCGTCCAGGCCCTCGCCCCATCCCATCTCGATCCTGCGGCCGCCCGCCCTTACGGTGAACCCGTAGGCCTGCGCGGTCAGTTCGGCCTCCTCGGCGCCGCCCGGCAGCAGGGCCCGGCCGATGCCGGGCAGCCGCAGGGTGCCTTCGCGCAGCGGTACGACGACGGTGTCGGCGCGCCGGGCGCGCAGCGCCGCCGACGCCGCGAGCTCGGCCAGACCGCCCGCGAGCGTGCCGGGTTCACGGCCGCCGAGGACGCCGAGCGCCCAGGGCCGGAAGTAGGGGTGGGCGAGGGCCGTCTCCAGGGCGTGCGGGGCCGCCGTGTCCAGGTCGAGCAGCAGCTCCCAGGCGGCGGCCGCCCGGCGGTCCGACGGGTCGGCCCGGCCGCCGACGGCGGCGAGCAGACCGCGGTTGAGGTCGAGCTGGGCCAGCGCCAGGCGGGCCACGGTGTCGGCGCCGCCGAATCCGGCGGCCAGCTCCTCGAAGTCGGCCGGTTCCAGGGCCTGTTCGGCCTCGGGCCGGACGGGCTCACCGGCCCGGGCGTGCGCCGGGCGCTCGGGGAGCGACTCGTGCGTGCGGATGTTCATGATCAGCGCCATCAGGTCGGGGCAGAACACGGACGGATTGTCGAAGCCGGTTCCGGTCCGGTAGCGGTGGGCGTAGAGGCCGCCGCCGCAGGACGCGACCACGGGACAGGAGGTGCACTGCGCGCAGAGCGCCTCGATGCCCTTCTGGCGGGCCAGCATCCCGGGGTGGGTGAGCACGTCGTCGAGGCTGTGCTCGAAGACGTTCATCCCGGTGGCCGGGGCGCCGTCGTAGGACGTCTTGAGGCTGTCGGCCTGCTCGAAGGTGCCGTCGGTCTCGACGACCACCAGATCGGCCGGGGCGAGCCCCAGGGATTCGGTGAGGCTGCTGCCGCCGCGCAGGGTGCGCTGCACGGATTCGAAGAGCCGTACGGGGACCGGGCGCCCCTGCCCGTCCCAGCGCCGGTACACGACGTCGAGCCAGTCCGCGTACGGCGTCGGCGAGCCCGTGGGGCGCGGCGGCGGGTGGTCCCAGGTGGCGTGCGGGAGCAGGAAGTCGATGCGCGGCGGGTGCAGCGCGGCCAGCGCGTCGTACACCGCGACCGGGTCGTTCGCCAGGTCGATGGTGCACAGCAGCCCGGCGAACAGCTCCCGGTAGCGGGGGCGGCCGAGCAGGGCGACCGCGTCGAGGACCCGGGCGTGGCTGCTGCGGCCGTCGGCGTAGCGGCGGTGGCGGTCGTTGGCGGCCTTGTCGCCGTCGAGCGAGATGCCGACGCGGATGCCGAGTTCGCGGAAGAGCTCACAGAACTCCTCGTCGAGCAGTACCCCGTTGGTGTGGATGCGCAGATCGAGGGCGCTGACGCCGCGCAGGGCGCGCCCCAGCTCCTCGGCGGCGCGTCTGAGGAGGGCGGGCCCGGCGAGCAGCGGCTCGCCGCCGTGCAGCACCACATGGACGGCGGGCAGCCGGTGGGCCCGGGCGTGGGCGGCGATCCCGGCCGCGGTGGCGGTCAGGGTCTCGTGCGAGACCGCCCTGGGCCGGCCGCGCCAGCTGGTGTCGGCGTGTTCGTACACATAGCAGTGGTCACACGCCAGGTCGCAGCGGCTGTGCATCTTCAGTACGACCTGCGACACCACCGGAGGCGACCGGTCCACGGCGGATGGCCTCCGGCTAGAGCGCCGACTGGAAGGCGGCGACCGGCACCGTCGAGGCGTGCTCGGCGGCGATCAGGCGCTGTACCGCCGCGGGGAGTTCCCCGCCGCGCGCCTTGGCAGCCTGTGTGTGCAGTGAGGGCCGTTCACGGCCCTGGCGGTCGGTCGCCGGACAAGGTCGTTCGGCGGCCGTGACGAGATGTCCCATGGATCCCCCCACCGGCGGGCGTGCGTCGCTGCGGGAGGGCTTTTGCCCTCTCCGCACTTGTCTTCCCCGCTTCGGCCACTCTCGCACAGGTCCGCGCCGGATCGGTCCGACTCCCGCGCATGGATGGCCAGTTCGCGCCACCCGCCGGAGGCCGACCATACGCCCCACGGGCCACTCTGGCACCGCGGGCCACGGCGCCGGAGCGGTCAGCGTTCGAACGGGACCGAGATCGCCATGGTCATCTCCACCGGCTCGGTGCCGTCGTTGCGGTAGGTGTGGCTCGTACTGGCCTCGAAGGAGACCGAGTGGCCCGCGGGGACGGGGTGTTCGACCCCGTCCACCACGAGGGTGAGGGTGCCCGCGGTGACATGGATGAGCTCGTGGGTGCCCGTCGGGTGCGGGTCGGAGGAGCTGCCGTCGCCCGGCATCAGGCGCCAGCGCCACATCTCCAGCGGGCCGGTGGCCTCGGTGCCCGCGAGCAGCGTGCTGGAGCTGCCCCGCTCGGTGGACCAGAGGCGGACGGCCTGGTCCGGCGGCACGATCCGCACGCTGGGCCCGCTCTCGTAGTCGAGCAGGGTCGTGATGCTCACGCCGAGGGCGTCGGCGATCTTCACCACGGTGCCGACGCTGGGGTTGGTGCGGGCCTGCTCGATCTGGATGAGCATGCCGCGGCTGACCCCGGCGCGGGAGGCGAGCGCGTCCAGGGTGAAGCCGCGCTCGGTGCGCCAGCGCTTGACGTTGCGGGCCAGGGAGTGGGTCAGCAGATCGAGGTCCGACACATTCCGTCCATGATGGGGGCCGCCAAGGACGACCGGCTAATATTTTGGATAACAAGTTCAGTATAGTGAACTACGGTCCGGTGCACCGGACCGTTCACCGCACTGTACTGCGAGGCGCTCCCATGACGGCACAGACGGCACTCTTCGCCCTGGCCACCAGCCTCCTGTGGGGGCTGGCCGACTTCGGCGGCGGGCTGCTCACCCGGCGCACGCCCGCGCTGACCGTGGTCGTCGTCTCGCAGACCATCGCCGTGGCCGTCCTCGGCGCGGTCGTCGTGGCGACCGGCGGGTGGCACGAGGCCGGGCCGCAGCTCTGGTTCGCGGTGGCGGCGGGCGCGGTCGGCCCGGTCGCGATGCTCAGCTTCTACAAGGCGCTGGCGCTCGGCCCGATGGGCGTGGTCTCCCCGCTCGGCTCGCTCGGCGTGGCCGTGCCGGTCGGCGTCGGCCTGGTCCTCGGCGAACGGCCGGGGCTGCTCCAGCTCGCCGGGATCGCCGTGGCGGTGGTCGGCATCCTCATGGCGGGCGGCCCGGAGTTCCGGGGCGCGCCGGTCCAGCGGCAGGCGATCGCGCTCACGCTGCTCGCCGCCTTCGGGTTCGGCGCGGTGATGGCGCTGATCGCCGAGTCCTCGACCACGGTCACCGGTCTGTTCCTCGCGCTGTTCGTGCAGCGCGTCACCAATGTCGCGGTCGGCGGGACGGCGCTGTACGTGTCCGTGAGGCGCGGCGGCGCGGCGCTGCCGGAGGGCGGCCGGGCCGTCGTCGTGGCCGCGCTGCCCGCGCTCGCCTTCGTGGGGCTGGCCGATGTGGCCGCGAACGGTACGTACGCGATCGCCGCGCAGCAGGGGCCGGTCACCGTCGCGGCCGTGCTCGCGTCTCTGTACCCGGTGATCACCGCGCTCGCCGCGCGGGGTGTGCTCAAGGAACGGCTGCGCGGAGTGCAGGCCGTAGGGGCGGGGGTCGCGCTGGTGGGGACGTTGCTGCTGGCGACGGGTTGACGCGGCCGGGGGGTTGCCCGCGTGCTGGTCGCACCCGCAGTGTTTACAGCCCCGCACCCCTCAAGGCGCGCTCACACCTCGTCCGCCGCCAACTCCGCCACCGCCAGCAGCTGTTCCGGCGTCACGCCCTCGGGGATCGGCACCGGGGCCGGTGTGCGCAGGGGCGGCTGCCAGCCGTTCTCGCGGTCCCAGGTCCGTACGACCCTCGCGGGCGCCCCGGCCACCACCGCGTGGTCGGGCACCTCGCCCCGGACCACCGCGCCCGCCGCGACCACCACGTTGCGGCCGAGCCGGGCGCCGGGCAGGACGACCGCGCCGGTGCCGAGCCAGCAGCCCGGCCCGATCTCCACCGGCTCCATCCGGGGCCACTGCTTGCCGACCGGCTGGTGGGGGTCGTCGTAGCTGTGGTTGGTGGAGGTGATGTAGACGTACGGGCCGCAGTACGTGTTCGAGCCGATGGTCACCGTCGTGTCCGCGATGACGTGGCTGCCCCGGCCGAGCACCACGCCGTCCCCGAGGGTGAGGATCGGCTCGGCGCCGAGGTCGAGGCCCGGCATCATCCCGGCCGTCAGGGTGACCTGCTCGCCGATGATGCAGTGGTCGCCCAGCTCGATCCAGGCCTCGCCGAAGACCGTGCCCTGCGGGAACGCGAGCCGGGTGCCGGAGCCGATCCGGCGGAACCGCAGCCGCCCGGGGTGCTCGGCGGTGATCGCCCCCGCCTGCTGCACCCACTGCCAGCCGCGCTGGACCGCGCCCGCGGCCAGCCGGCGCCGCCAGGCGGTCAGCGATGAGAACGTGTTTCTGTTCTTCGGCACCCGCACACGGTACTCACCGCCGACTGCGCCGGTCAGCGCCGGGACCTGTGATCTTCCGCTCAGCCCGGACCCGGCAGGTCAGCCCCGGTGCGCCTCTCGATGGTCCTTCGCCAGGCCCAGGTACATCAGCGCGTTGACCTTGATGCCCTCGCGCTCCTCGTCGCTGAGCTCGCGCCTGACCTTGGCGGGCACACCCGCGACGAGCGAGCCGGGCGGTACGACCATCCCCTGCGGCACCAGCGCCTGCGCGGCGACCAGCGAACCGGCGCCGATCACGGCCCCGTTGAGGACGGTCGCCCCCATGCCGATGAGCACGTCGTCCTCGACCGTGCAGCCGTGCAGCACGGCGTTGTGCCCGACCGAGACGCGCTCGCCGACCGTCACCGGGAAGCCGGGGTCGACATGGACCGTGCAGTTGTCCTGGATGTTGCTGTCGGCGCCGAGCACGATCGGGCCGCAGTCGGCCCGCAGCACCGTGTGGTACCAGACGCTCGCCCCGGCGGCCAGGGTCACCTCGCCGAGCACCACGGACGTCGGCGCGGTGAACGCCGCCGGATCGACCTGCGGCTTCTTCCCGCCCACCGCCACGACCAACGCCTGCTCTGCCATGCGCCACTCCTTCGTACGGATCTCATCGCGCCCAGGGGCACGGTAGGCGACGGTTCACCGGGGTGTGCGCCCGGGTGGCCCGTACGATCACCGGATGGCACTCTTCCGGATCGACCGGCGTACGCAGGCGGGCCCCGACGAGGTCTGGCGGCGGCTCACCGACTGGAGCCGCCACTCGGGAAGCGTCCCGCTGACGCGGATCGCCGTCACCACTGCCCCGCCCACCGCCGTCGGCACGGTCTTCGTGGCCCGTACGGGCATCGGGCGCCTCGCGTTCGAGGACCCGATGGAGGTCATGGAGTGGGAGCCGCCCGAGCGGGGGCGGCCGGGGCGCTGCCGGATGGAGAAGCGCGGGCGGCTGGTCACCGGGTGGGCCGAGATCGAGGTGCGCCCCGGTCCCGAGGGGGCCGGGGCGCTGCTCGTGTGGCGGGAGGACCTGCGGGTGCGGGGGCTGCCGCGCGCCCTGGACCCGGTGGTGTCGCGTGTGGGCCGGTATGTGTTCGGCCGCGCGCTCACGGTCCTGCTCGGCGGCTGAGTCAGTCGACGGCGGGCACGTTCTCGGCCGGGGCCGACTCGATCTCGGCCGACGCCTTCTTCGCGCGGTTCTTGACCACCAGCATCGAGACCACGCCGAGGACGGCCGCGAGGCCCAGACCCACGTACGAGAAGTTCTTCAGCCACGACTCGGCGACCACGCCGATGTAGTAGATCGCGGCCGTCGTGCCGCCCGCCCAGCAGATGCCGCCGAGCACGTTGGCGATGAGGAACTTCCAGTACGGCATGTGCAGCACGCCCGCCAGCGGGCCCGCGAAGATGCGCAGCAGCGCGATGAAACGGCCGAAGAAGACCGCCCACATGCCCCACTTCTGGAAGGACTTCTCGGCCATGGCGACATGGCCCGCGCTGAAGTGCTTGGGGAACTTGGCGCCGAGCCAGGCCAGCAGCCCCCTGCCGCCCTTGCGGCCGATCGCGTAGCCGATCGAGTCACCGACGACCGCGCCCACCACGGCGGCGGCGCCGAGGATCACCGGGTTGATGTGGCCCTGCTGGGACGCCAGCAGCGCCGAGCTGACGAGGACGATCTCGCCCGGCAGCGGAATGCCGAGGCTCTCCAAGCCGATGACCAGCCCCACCAGGAGGTAGACACTGACGGCGGGGATGTTCTCCAGCCACTCCTGGATGTGCAACGCCCGTTTCCTCCCGATAGCGACGGGCCGACGCCCGGCGTGCGCCCCCCTTGGCGCACGCCGGGAAGCCTACCCGCTCACGCCGAGTCGGCGGCGTCCCAGAACGCGCACCTGTGCGCGCGGGCGACCGTGGTGACCACGGCGTTGCCGCCCGCCGACGCCGTGCGCAGCCGCAGCACCCGGCCCGGGGCCCCGTCGCCGGACCCGTCGGGCATCGCCGGCTGCCCGGCCGCCCGGGGCGGTCCGCCGTGCAGGAAGGAGCCCCAGTACGCGGTCATCTGCCGGGCCAGCGCCCGCTGGGCGGCGTCGAAGGGCGCGTCGAGCCCGAAGTGCCGGAAGAGGTACTGGACCTCGTTCACATGCGTCGCCCCGAAGCCGAAGTCGGTGTGCAGGGCGCGCAGCGAGGCGAACGGGGGCGAGGTGCGGTCGGCGAACTCGTACGCGTAGACCGGAACCCGGGCCGCCGCCGCCCGGTCGAGCCGCAGCGCGGGGCAGGCCATCAGGTGGTCCCCGATGGCGGTGGCGTAGGCGAGCGTGGCCGAGGGGAAGGCGCTCAGCGGGTAGTGCGCGAGGACCTCGGGGGCGCGGGCGGCGCCGAAGTGCTCGGCGACCGCCTCGGGGTAGTCGGCCGCCGCGAGCGGATAGCGGGAGAAGGCGAAGAGCCGCCCCTCGTCCTCGTTGGCCCCGTTGAGCAGGGGCACCCGGGCTACGCGGCCGGTCGCGAACGCGGTGGCGGGCTGCTCGGGCAGGAAGGCGCCGCCGGTGACCGGCCCCCAGTCGAGGCCGGACTGCGCGGCGAGCAGCTCGGCCGCCGACTTGCGGCGCAGACACGCGAGGGCGGTGGTCTGCTCGGCGCACCCGGCCCGGCGGGCGAAGGCGGCGCCGTCGGCCGCGGCCTTCGCGCGGGTCCTGGCCGCGCAGTCGCCGTACGCGCCGCTCTGGATCACGGCCGCGCGGAACAGGCCGCGCGCGGTGGGCGAGGCGAGCTGGGTGCAGACCGAGCGGCCGCCCGCCGACTCCCCGGCCACGGTGACCCGGCCGGGGTCGCCGCCGAAGGCGCCGATCTCGGAGCGCACCCAGCGCAGCGCGGCCTGCTGGTCGAGCATGCCGTAGTTGCCGGAGACCCCGTCCCAGGCCTCCGCGTCCAGACCGGGCAGGGCCAGGAAGCCGAGGGCGCCTAGGCGGTAGTTGACGGTGACGACGACGGAGCCGGTGCTCCGGGCGAAGGCGTCCGGGACGACGTCGGAGCCCGCGCCCCCGGTGAGTCCGCCCCCGTGCAGCCAGACGAGGACGGGCAGCGCGCCTCGCCGGTGCCCGGGCACGTACACATTGAGGGCGAGGCAGTCCTCGGTGTGGGTGGCCCGCTCGTATCCGGGGTCCCAACTGGCGCCCTGGACACAGCGGTCGGCGAACCGGGTCGCGTCCCGTACGCCCCGCCAGGGCGCGGCCGGGCGCGGCGCCGTCCAGCGCAGCGCGCCGACCGGCTGCTCGGCGTAGGGAATTCCCAGGAACTGCCGCCCCTCGTCGGTCGTTTCCCCTGTGAGCAGACCGGAGTGCGTACGTACAAGGGTGGCATCGGGGGTGAGCGCCCCGGCCGGGACGGGGGTGAGCAGGGCGGCCGCGCAGGCGGCCGTGAGCAGCAGGGCCGTGCGGATCCGGGGCGCGAGCCGGGCCGTGCGGATCCGGGCCGTGCGGATCCGGGGCGCGAGCCGGGCCCATATCGCGCCGCCGCTCACCGCCGGACCTCCCCGTGGCCGGTGAGCCGGATGTCGCGCGCGGAGGCGCCCACCTCCACGCGGCGGCGGCCGGTGCCCAGGACCCAGCCGTGCCGGGCCGGGTCCCAGGACGAGAGCGCGCGGGCGGGCAGCGTGACGGTGACCCGGCGGGCGCCGCCCGGGGGCAGCTCCAGGCGCCGGTAGCCCGCGAGCGCGCGCTCGGGCTGGTCGAGGCGGAGGTGCGGCGAGCGGCCGACGTAGACCTGCGCGACCGTGGTGCCGGTGCGGCGGCCGGTGTTGCGGACGGTGAAGGACACCGAGAGCCCGCCGTGCTCGGCGCGCACGGACAGGTCGTCGTAGCCGAAGGATGTGTACGACAGGCCGTGGCCGAAGGGGAAGAGCGGTGCGACGCCCGCCCGGTCGTACCAGCGGTAGCCGAGGTGGATGCCCTCGCTGTACTCCTCGACGCCGTCGACGCCCGGGTAGCGGCGCGGGTCGCCCGCCACCGGGTGGCGCTCGTCGGAGACCGGGAAGGACTGGGTGAGCCGCCCGCCCGGGTCGCAGTCGCCGAAGAGCACCGCGGCCGTGGCCGCCGCGCCCTCCTGGCCGGGGTAGTACATCTGGAGCACCGCGGCGGTCCGCTCCAGCCAGGGCATGGTGGTGCTGGAGGAGGTGTTGAGGACCACGGTGGTACGGGAGTTGGCGGCGGTGACGGCGTCGATCAGCGCGTTCTGGTGGCCCGGGAGCGCGAGGGTGGTGCGGTCGGCGCCCTCGGTGGCGTCCTCGTACGCGAAGAGGA encodes the following:
- a CDS encoding carboxylesterase/lipase family protein, translated to MSGGAIWARLAPRIRTARIRTARLAPRIRTALLLTAACAAALLTPVPAGALTPDATLVRTHSGLLTGETTDEGRQFLGIPYAEQPVGALRWTAPRPAAPWRGVRDATRFADRCVQGASWDPGYERATHTEDCLALNVYVPGHRRGALPVLVWLHGGGLTGGAGSDVVPDAFARSTGSVVVTVNYRLGALGFLALPGLDAEAWDGVSGNYGMLDQQAALRWVRSEIGAFGGDPGRVTVAGESAGGRSVCTQLASPTARGLFRAAVIQSGAYGDCAARTRAKAAADGAAFARRAGCAEQTTALACLRRKSAAELLAAQSGLDWGPVTGGAFLPEQPATAFATGRVARVPLLNGANEDEGRLFAFSRYPLAAADYPEAVAEHFGAARAPEVLAHYPLSAFPSATLAYATAIGDHLMACPALRLDRAAAARVPVYAYEFADRTSPPFASLRALHTDFGFGATHVNEVQYLFRHFGLDAPFDAAQRALARQMTAYWGSFLHGGPPRAAGQPAMPDGSGDGAPGRVLRLRTASAGGNAVVTTVARAHRCAFWDAADSA
- a CDS encoding gamma carbonic anhydrase family protein, with protein sequence MAEQALVVAVGGKKPQVDPAAFTAPTSVVLGEVTLAAGASVWYHTVLRADCGPIVLGADSNIQDNCTVHVDPGFPVTVGERVSVGHNAVLHGCTVEDDVLIGMGATVLNGAVIGAGSLVAAQALVPQGMVVPPGSLVAGVPAKVRRELSDEEREGIKVNALMYLGLAKDHREAHRG
- a CDS encoding helix-turn-helix domain-containing protein, whose amino-acid sequence is MSDLDLLTHSLARNVKRWRTERGFTLDALASRAGVSRGMLIQIEQARTNPSVGTVVKIADALGVSITTLLDYESGPSVRIVPPDQAVRLWSTERGSSSTLLAGTEATGPLEMWRWRLMPGDGSSSDPHPTGTHELIHVTAGTLTLVVDGVEHPVPAGHSVSFEASTSHTYRNDGTEPVEMTMAISVPFER
- a CDS encoding Immediate-early protein 2, whose amino-acid sequence is MALFRIDRRTQAGPDEVWRRLTDWSRHSGSVPLTRIAVTTAPPTAVGTVFVARTGIGRLAFEDPMEVMEWEPPERGRPGRCRMEKRGRLVTGWAEIEVRPGPEGAGALLVWREDLRVRGLPRALDPVVSRVGRYVFGRALTVLLGG
- a CDS encoding DedA family protein, whose product is MHIQEWLENIPAVSVYLLVGLVIGLESLGIPLPGEIVLVSSALLASQQGHINPVILGAAAVVGAVVGDSIGYAIGRKGGRGLLAWLGAKFPKHFSAGHVAMAEKSFQKWGMWAVFFGRFIALLRIFAGPLAGVLHMPYWKFLIANVLGGICWAGGTTAAIYYIGVVAESWLKNFSYVGLGLAAVLGVVSMLVVKNRAKKASAEIESAPAENVPAVD
- a CDS encoding DMT family transporter, encoding MTAQTALFALATSLLWGLADFGGGLLTRRTPALTVVVVSQTIAVAVLGAVVVATGGWHEAGPQLWFAVAAGAVGPVAMLSFYKALALGPMGVVSPLGSLGVAVPVGVGLVLGERPGLLQLAGIAVAVVGILMAGGPEFRGAPVQRQAIALTLLAAFGFGAVMALIAESSTTVTGLFLALFVQRVTNVAVGGTALYVSVRRGGAALPEGGRAVVVAALPALAFVGLADVAANGTYAIAAQQGPVTVAAVLASLYPVITALAARGVLKERLRGVQAVGAGVALVGTLLLATG
- a CDS encoding DapH/DapD/GlmU-related protein, with product MPKNRNTFSSLTAWRRRLAAGAVQRGWQWVQQAGAITAEHPGRLRFRRIGSGTRLAFPQGTVFGEAWIELGDHCIIGEQVTLTAGMMPGLDLGAEPILTLGDGVVLGRGSHVIADTTVTIGSNTYCGPYVYITSTNHSYDDPHQPVGKQWPRMEPVEIGPGCWLGTGAVVLPGARLGRNVVVAAGAVVRGEVPDHAVVAGAPARVVRTWDRENGWQPPLRTPAPVPIPEGVTPEQLLAVAELAADEV
- a CDS encoding FxsB family cyclophane-forming radical SAM/SPASM peptide maturase; translated protein: MDRSPPVVSQVVLKMHSRCDLACDHCYVYEHADTSWRGRPRAVSHETLTATAAGIAAHARAHRLPAVHVVLHGGEPLLAGPALLRRAAEELGRALRGVSALDLRIHTNGVLLDEEFCELFRELGIRVGISLDGDKAANDRHRRYADGRSSHARVLDAVALLGRPRYRELFAGLLCTIDLANDPVAVYDALAALHPPRIDFLLPHATWDHPPPRPTGSPTPYADWLDVVYRRWDGQGRPVPVRLFESVQRTLRGGSSLTESLGLAPADLVVVETDGTFEQADSLKTSYDGAPATGMNVFEHSLDDVLTHPGMLARQKGIEALCAQCTSCPVVASCGGGLYAHRYRTGTGFDNPSVFCPDLMALIMNIRTHESLPERPAHARAGEPVRPEAEQALEPADFEELAAGFGGADTVARLALAQLDLNRGLLAAVGGRADPSDRRAAAAWELLLDLDTAAPHALETALAHPYFRPWALGVLGGREPGTLAGGLAELAASAALRARRADTVVVPLREGTLRLPGIGRALLPGGAEEAELTAQAYGFTVRAGGRRIEMGWGEGLDGRTPHWQPVRLFEASGWTVALEDTDPLRDRYPWPADERLPASGARAWADALAGAWSLIQRHLPAYAPGIAAGLRSITPLRPRAGSDTSATCRDAFGAVGAARPAAPALLALLIVHEFQHVKLGAVLDSCDLYDPEDTGRYYAPWRDDPRPLGALLQGAYAHLAVTDFWRVRRSTADTPAARGRAEAEFARWRRQTTEAIDTLARCGALTGPGKRFVAGMGETASAWREERVAPEALAAAADSARRHRDAWRARNAPRG